A DNA window from Centropristis striata isolate RG_2023a ecotype Rhode Island chromosome 10, C.striata_1.0, whole genome shotgun sequence contains the following coding sequences:
- the rpl8 gene encoding large ribosomal subunit protein uL2: MGRVIRGQRKGAGSVFKAHVKHRKGAAKLRHIDFAERHGYIKGIVKDIIHDPGRGAPLAKVAFRDPYRFKKRTELFIAAEGIHTGQFIYCGKKAQLNIGNVLPVGTMPEGTIICCLEEKPGDRGKLARASGNYATVISHNPETKKSRVKLPSGSKKVIASANRAVVGVVAGGGRIDKPILKAGRAYHKYKAKRNCWPRVRGVAMNPVEHPFGGGNHQHIGKPSTIRRDAPAGRKVGLIAARRTGRLRGTKTVQEKEN, encoded by the exons ATGGGACGTGTTATCAGGGGACAGAGAAAAGGTGCGGGCTCCGTGTTCAAAGCCCATGTCAAGCACAGGAAAGGTGCTGCTAAACTCCGGCACATTGACTTCGCTGAACGCCATGGCTACATCAAGGGGATCGTGAAG GATATTATCCATGACCCTGGCCGTGGTGCTCCCCTGGCCAAAGTGGCCTTCCGTGACCCATACCGCTTCAAGAAGAGGACCGAGCTCTTCATCGCTGCTGAGGGCATCCACACCGGACAGTTCATCTACTGCGGCAAGAAGG CTCAGCTGAACATCGGCAACGTCCTGCCCGTTGGCACAATGCCCGAGGGAACCATCATCTGCTGTCTGGAGGAGAAGCCTGGTGACAGAGGCAAGCTGGCTCGTGCGTCAGGAAACTACGCCACAGTCATCTCCCACAACCCAGAGACCAAGAAATCCAGAGTGAAGCTTCCCTCAGGCTCCAAGAAGGTTATCGCCTCTGCCAACAGAGCTGTCGTCG GTGTGGTTGCCGGAGGCGGTCGTATTGACAAGCCCATCCTGAAGGCCGGTCGTGCCTACCACAAGTACAAGGCCAAGAGGAACTGCTGGCCACGTGTCCGTGGTGTGGCTATGAAC CCCGTTGAGCATCCCTTCGGTGGTGGTAACCACCAGCATATTGGCAAACCCTCAACAATCAGGAGGGATGCACCTGCTGGTCGCAAGGTCGGTCTTATTGCTGCCCGTCGTACAGGCAGACTGCGTGGAACAAAGACCGTACAGGAGAAGGAGAACTAA